In Bicyclus anynana chromosome 1, ilBicAnyn1.1, whole genome shotgun sequence, a single window of DNA contains:
- the LOC112049613 gene encoding heat shock factor protein isoform X5 translates to MRSVVEIGASVPAFLGKLWKLVNDSETNHLISWSPGGKTFVIKNQADFARELLPLYYKHNNMASFIRQLNMYGFHKITSVENGGLRYEKDEIEFSHPCFMRGHAYLLEHIKRKIANPKSIVASNESGEKILLKPELMNKVLADVKQMKGKQESLDAKFSAMKQENEALWREVAILRQKHIKQQQIVNNLIQFLMSLVQPTRAPNSSGNNVGVKRPYQLMINNAAHNSATEGYPGRLKNMKLDKDALLEELAEDNLEDGPTIHELAHDDILHSEASQDSLDPSRYVYVSVLDSENRTANKNTDPAQYHVTMEDGDDIETDRARLSFPINTTGFLRIPDTQPIVSSPSPTSASPLTNPIEQAVNSVVTSPGTSKPRTGSSPKTVPSPKILLSPSNYHIINPSADFKLPAEIFASDDSISDAGVNTAEELSGVNTLQDQLSGEQMTKDKMLGGINIKVENSGKRNFKVAKKAKKTKEQSPCPLNLADIKTELQDDLDWNNMSLATMNNNSNRLQAMNDIDDHLDTMQTDLESLRELLRSDSYSLDTNTLLGLFGSDDPFYGLSYNSSDERAKTNNAAKKLKGELSNVSSGEIRNQSPFDEDDAEGSQLISYTGNLPDFGDISIPELDAENSQEACQSPRPGSSMLNTPQVTLQSPSYPVRP, encoded by the exons ATGCGATCAGTGGTGGAAATTGGGGCTAGTGTCCCAGCCTTTTTGGGAAAATTATGGAAATTGGTTAATGATTCAGAGACAAATCATTTGATTTCATGGAGCCCT GGAGGGAAAACTTTTGTCATAAAGAATCAAGCAGACTTTGCCAGAGAATTATTACCACTGTATTATAAACACAATAACATGGCCAGCTTCATAAGGCAGTTAAATATGTATGGCTTTCATAAAATAACATCAGTTGAGAATGGTGGATTAAGATATGAGAAAGATGAGATTGAATTCTCCCACCCATGTTTCATGCGAGGCCATGCCTATCTATTGGAGCACATTAAAAGAAAGATTGCGAACCCCAAATCAATTGTTGCGAGCAATGAAAGTGGTGAGAAAATTCTTCTAAAGCCCGAGTTAATGAACAAAGTATTAGCGGATGTGAAACAAATGAAAGGCAAACAGGAGAGCCTTGATGCTAAGTTTAGTGCCATGAAGCAGGAAAATGAAGCACTATGGAGGGAGGTTGCAATTCTACGACAAAAACATATCAAACAACAGCAAATTGTAAACAAT CTAATACAATTCCTGATGTCTCTCGTCCAACCAACAAGAGCTCCCAACTCGAGTGGCAATAATGTGGGTGTCAAACGACCATACCAGCTGATGATAAACAATGCTGCCCACAATTCAGCAACAGAAGGTTACCCTGGCAGATTGAAGAACATGAAACTCGACAAGGATGCTCTCTTAGAAGAATTGGCAGAAGACAATTTg GAGGATGGACCAACTATTCATGAACTAGCTCATGATGATATCTTACACAGTGAAGCATCTCAGGATTCATTGGATCCATCTAGATATGTGTATGTATCTGTCTTGGATTCTGAAAACCGGACAGCAAACAAAAATACTGATCCAGCACAGTACCATGTCACAATGGAGGATGGGGATGATATAGAAACAG ATCGTGCAAGATTATCATTTCCAATAAACACTACAGGCTTCTTAAGGATACCTGACACACAACCTATAGTTTCATCACCATCTCCCACGTCCGCGTCACCATTGACCAATCCTATTGAACAAGCTGTCAATAGTGTGGTCACCTCGCCTGGTACATCAAAGCCAAGGACTGGCAGTAGCCCGAAAACTGTACCATCTCCAAAGATTTTACTGTCACCGAGCAATTACCACATTATTAACCCGTCAGCTGACTTCAAGCTTCCCGCCGAGATCTTTGCAAGTGATGATTCCATTAGCGATGCCGGTGTCAACACAGCAGAAGAACTCTCCGGTGTCAACACTCTTCAAGATCAACTCTCAGGCGAACAAATGACAAAAGACAAAATGTTAGGTGGAATCAATATTAAAGTTGAGAACAGTGGCAAAAGGAATTTCAAAGTTGCTAAGAAAGCAAAGAAAACTAAGGAACAAAGTCCGTGCCCGTTGAACTTAGCTGACATTAAGACAGAACTTCAGGACGATCTAGACTGGAACAATATGTCCTTGGCTACTATGAACAATAACTCTAATAGGTTGCAGGCTAT gAATGACATTGACGACCATTTAGATACAATGCAAACAGATTTGGAATCACTCAGGGAGCTGCTCAGAAGCGACTCCTACTCGTTGGATACGAACACGTTGCTAggg CTTTTCGGATCGGATGATCCATTTTATGGGCTCTCTTACAACTCGTCGGATGAACGAGCAAAGACCAACAATGCTG cAAAGAAGCTGAAAGGTGAACTTTCGAATGTAAGCAGCGGCGAAATTCGCAACCAGAGCCCCTTTGACGAAGACGATG CTGAGGGGAGTCAGTTAATATCGTATACAGGGAATCTTCCAGACTTTGGGGATATAAGTATTCCCGAGCTGGACGCCGAGAATTCCCAGGAGGCGTGTCAGTCGCCGCGACCGGGCAGCTCCATGCTGAACACTCCGCAGGTGACACTGCAGTCCCCCTCCTACCCCGTCCGGCCGTGA
- the LOC112049613 gene encoding heat shock factor protein isoform X7, which produces MRSVVEIGASVPAFLGKLWKLVNDSETNHLISWSPGGKTFVIKNQADFARELLPLYYKHNNMASFIRQLNMYGFHKITSVENGGLRYEKDEIEFSHPCFMRGHAYLLEHIKRKIANPKSIVASNESGEKILLKPELMNKVLADVKQMKGKQESLDAKFSAMKQENEALWREVAILRQKHIKQQQIVNNLIQFLMSLVQPTRAPNSSGNNVGVKRPYQLMINNAAHNSATEGYPGRLKNMKLDKDALLEELAEDNLEDGPTIHELAHDDILHSEASQDSLDPSRYVYVSVLDSENRTANKNTDPAQYHVTMEDGDDIETDRARLSFPINTTGFLRIPDTQPIVSSPSPTSASPLTNPIEQAVNSVVTSPGTSKPRTGSSPKTVPSPKILLSPSNYHIINPSADFKLPAEIFASDDSISDAGVNTAEELSGVNTLQDQLSGEQMTKDKMLGGINIKVENSGKRNFKVAKKAKKTKEQSPCPLNLADIKTELQDDLDWNNMSLATMNNNSNRLQAMYRRDNINQNREDYPSHFGTNPHNNKNDIDDHLDTMQTDLESLRELLRSDSYSLDTNTLLGIEQSVRSTVSHHTKDNLFGSDDPFYGLSYNSSDERAKTNNADTTKQYPMIDFDWLIGSSDTTPAN; this is translated from the exons ATGCGATCAGTGGTGGAAATTGGGGCTAGTGTCCCAGCCTTTTTGGGAAAATTATGGAAATTGGTTAATGATTCAGAGACAAATCATTTGATTTCATGGAGCCCT GGAGGGAAAACTTTTGTCATAAAGAATCAAGCAGACTTTGCCAGAGAATTATTACCACTGTATTATAAACACAATAACATGGCCAGCTTCATAAGGCAGTTAAATATGTATGGCTTTCATAAAATAACATCAGTTGAGAATGGTGGATTAAGATATGAGAAAGATGAGATTGAATTCTCCCACCCATGTTTCATGCGAGGCCATGCCTATCTATTGGAGCACATTAAAAGAAAGATTGCGAACCCCAAATCAATTGTTGCGAGCAATGAAAGTGGTGAGAAAATTCTTCTAAAGCCCGAGTTAATGAACAAAGTATTAGCGGATGTGAAACAAATGAAAGGCAAACAGGAGAGCCTTGATGCTAAGTTTAGTGCCATGAAGCAGGAAAATGAAGCACTATGGAGGGAGGTTGCAATTCTACGACAAAAACATATCAAACAACAGCAAATTGTAAACAAT CTAATACAATTCCTGATGTCTCTCGTCCAACCAACAAGAGCTCCCAACTCGAGTGGCAATAATGTGGGTGTCAAACGACCATACCAGCTGATGATAAACAATGCTGCCCACAATTCAGCAACAGAAGGTTACCCTGGCAGATTGAAGAACATGAAACTCGACAAGGATGCTCTCTTAGAAGAATTGGCAGAAGACAATTTg GAGGATGGACCAACTATTCATGAACTAGCTCATGATGATATCTTACACAGTGAAGCATCTCAGGATTCATTGGATCCATCTAGATATGTGTATGTATCTGTCTTGGATTCTGAAAACCGGACAGCAAACAAAAATACTGATCCAGCACAGTACCATGTCACAATGGAGGATGGGGATGATATAGAAACAG ATCGTGCAAGATTATCATTTCCAATAAACACTACAGGCTTCTTAAGGATACCTGACACACAACCTATAGTTTCATCACCATCTCCCACGTCCGCGTCACCATTGACCAATCCTATTGAACAAGCTGTCAATAGTGTGGTCACCTCGCCTGGTACATCAAAGCCAAGGACTGGCAGTAGCCCGAAAACTGTACCATCTCCAAAGATTTTACTGTCACCGAGCAATTACCACATTATTAACCCGTCAGCTGACTTCAAGCTTCCCGCCGAGATCTTTGCAAGTGATGATTCCATTAGCGATGCCGGTGTCAACACAGCAGAAGAACTCTCCGGTGTCAACACTCTTCAAGATCAACTCTCAGGCGAACAAATGACAAAAGACAAAATGTTAGGTGGAATCAATATTAAAGTTGAGAACAGTGGCAAAAGGAATTTCAAAGTTGCTAAGAAAGCAAAGAAAACTAAGGAACAAAGTCCGTGCCCGTTGAACTTAGCTGACATTAAGACAGAACTTCAGGACGATCTAGACTGGAACAATATGTCCTTGGCTACTATGAACAATAACTCTAATAGGTTGCAGGCTAT GTATAGGAGAGATAACATCAATCAAAATCGGGAAGATTATCCTTCCCACTTTGGAACAAATCCACACAACAACAA gAATGACATTGACGACCATTTAGATACAATGCAAACAGATTTGGAATCACTCAGGGAGCTGCTCAGAAGCGACTCCTACTCGTTGGATACGAACACGTTGCTAggg ATTGAACAAAGTGTAAGATCAACAGTTTCTCACCATACCAAAGACAAT CTTTTCGGATCGGATGATCCATTTTATGGGCTCTCTTACAACTCGTCGGATGAACGAGCAAAGACCAACAATGCTG ATACAACAAAACAGTATCCGATGATTGATTTTGATTGGCTGATCGGTAGCAGCGATACAACGCCAGCGAACTAA
- the LOC112049613 gene encoding heat shock factor protein isoform X9, with protein MRSVVEIGASVPAFLGKLWKLVNDSETNHLISWSPGGKTFVIKNQADFARELLPLYYKHNNMASFIRQLNMYGFHKITSVENGGLRYEKDEIEFSHPCFMRGHAYLLEHIKRKIANPKSIVASNESGEKILLKPELMNKVLADVKQMKGKQESLDAKFSAMKQENEALWREVAILRQKHIKQQQIVNNLIQFLMSLVQPTRAPNSSGNNVGVKRPYQLMINNAAHNSATEGYPGRLKNMKLDKDALLEELAEDNLEDGPTIHELAHDDILHSEASQDSLDPSRYVYVSVLDSENRTANKNTDPAQYHVTMEDGDDIETDRARLSFPINTTGFLRIPDTQPIVSSPSPTSASPLTNPIEQAVNSVVTSPGTSKPRTGSSPKTVPSPKILLSPSNYHIINPSADFKLPAEIFASDDSISDAGVNTAEELSGVNTLQDQLSGEQMTKDKMLGGINIKVENSGKRNFKVAKKAKKTKEQSPCPLNLADIKTELQDDLDWNNMSLATMNNNSNRLQAMYRRDNINQNREDYPSHFGTNPHNNKNDIDDHLDTMQTDLESLRELLRSDSYSLDTNTLLGLFGSDDPFYGLSYNSSDERAKTNNADTTKQYPMIDFDWLIGSSDTTPAN; from the exons ATGCGATCAGTGGTGGAAATTGGGGCTAGTGTCCCAGCCTTTTTGGGAAAATTATGGAAATTGGTTAATGATTCAGAGACAAATCATTTGATTTCATGGAGCCCT GGAGGGAAAACTTTTGTCATAAAGAATCAAGCAGACTTTGCCAGAGAATTATTACCACTGTATTATAAACACAATAACATGGCCAGCTTCATAAGGCAGTTAAATATGTATGGCTTTCATAAAATAACATCAGTTGAGAATGGTGGATTAAGATATGAGAAAGATGAGATTGAATTCTCCCACCCATGTTTCATGCGAGGCCATGCCTATCTATTGGAGCACATTAAAAGAAAGATTGCGAACCCCAAATCAATTGTTGCGAGCAATGAAAGTGGTGAGAAAATTCTTCTAAAGCCCGAGTTAATGAACAAAGTATTAGCGGATGTGAAACAAATGAAAGGCAAACAGGAGAGCCTTGATGCTAAGTTTAGTGCCATGAAGCAGGAAAATGAAGCACTATGGAGGGAGGTTGCAATTCTACGACAAAAACATATCAAACAACAGCAAATTGTAAACAAT CTAATACAATTCCTGATGTCTCTCGTCCAACCAACAAGAGCTCCCAACTCGAGTGGCAATAATGTGGGTGTCAAACGACCATACCAGCTGATGATAAACAATGCTGCCCACAATTCAGCAACAGAAGGTTACCCTGGCAGATTGAAGAACATGAAACTCGACAAGGATGCTCTCTTAGAAGAATTGGCAGAAGACAATTTg GAGGATGGACCAACTATTCATGAACTAGCTCATGATGATATCTTACACAGTGAAGCATCTCAGGATTCATTGGATCCATCTAGATATGTGTATGTATCTGTCTTGGATTCTGAAAACCGGACAGCAAACAAAAATACTGATCCAGCACAGTACCATGTCACAATGGAGGATGGGGATGATATAGAAACAG ATCGTGCAAGATTATCATTTCCAATAAACACTACAGGCTTCTTAAGGATACCTGACACACAACCTATAGTTTCATCACCATCTCCCACGTCCGCGTCACCATTGACCAATCCTATTGAACAAGCTGTCAATAGTGTGGTCACCTCGCCTGGTACATCAAAGCCAAGGACTGGCAGTAGCCCGAAAACTGTACCATCTCCAAAGATTTTACTGTCACCGAGCAATTACCACATTATTAACCCGTCAGCTGACTTCAAGCTTCCCGCCGAGATCTTTGCAAGTGATGATTCCATTAGCGATGCCGGTGTCAACACAGCAGAAGAACTCTCCGGTGTCAACACTCTTCAAGATCAACTCTCAGGCGAACAAATGACAAAAGACAAAATGTTAGGTGGAATCAATATTAAAGTTGAGAACAGTGGCAAAAGGAATTTCAAAGTTGCTAAGAAAGCAAAGAAAACTAAGGAACAAAGTCCGTGCCCGTTGAACTTAGCTGACATTAAGACAGAACTTCAGGACGATCTAGACTGGAACAATATGTCCTTGGCTACTATGAACAATAACTCTAATAGGTTGCAGGCTAT GTATAGGAGAGATAACATCAATCAAAATCGGGAAGATTATCCTTCCCACTTTGGAACAAATCCACACAACAACAA gAATGACATTGACGACCATTTAGATACAATGCAAACAGATTTGGAATCACTCAGGGAGCTGCTCAGAAGCGACTCCTACTCGTTGGATACGAACACGTTGCTAggg CTTTTCGGATCGGATGATCCATTTTATGGGCTCTCTTACAACTCGTCGGATGAACGAGCAAAGACCAACAATGCTG ATACAACAAAACAGTATCCGATGATTGATTTTGATTGGCTGATCGGTAGCAGCGATACAACGCCAGCGAACTAA
- the LOC112049613 gene encoding heat shock factor protein isoform X6: MRSVVEIGASVPAFLGKLWKLVNDSETNHLISWSPGGKTFVIKNQADFARELLPLYYKHNNMASFIRQLNMYGFHKITSVENGGLRYEKDEIEFSHPCFMRGHAYLLEHIKRKIANPKSIVASNESGEKILLKPELMNKVLADVKQMKGKQESLDAKFSAMKQENEALWREVAILRQKHIKQQQIVNNLIQFLMSLVQPTRAPNSSGNNVGVKRPYQLMINNAAHNSATEGYPGRLKNMKLDKDALLEELAEDNLEDGPTIHELAHDDILHSEASQDSLDPSRYVYVSVLDSENRTANKNTDPAQYHVTMEDGDDIETDRARLSFPINTTGFLRIPDTQPIVSSPSPTSASPLTNPIEQAVNSVVTSPGTSKPRTGSSPKTVPSPKILLSPSNYHIINPSADFKLPAEIFASDDSISDAGVNTAEELSGVNTLQDQLSGEQMTKDKMLGGINIKVENSGKRNFKVAKKAKKTKEQSPCPLNLADIKTELQDDLDWNNMSLATMNNNSNRLQAMYRRDNINQNREDYPSHFGTNPHNNKNDIDDHLDTMQTDLESLRELLRSDSYSLDTNTLLGLFGSDDPFYGLSYNSSDERAKTNNAAEGSQLISYTGNLPDFGDISIPELDAENSQEACQSPRPGSSMLNTPQVTLQSPSYPVRP, translated from the exons ATGCGATCAGTGGTGGAAATTGGGGCTAGTGTCCCAGCCTTTTTGGGAAAATTATGGAAATTGGTTAATGATTCAGAGACAAATCATTTGATTTCATGGAGCCCT GGAGGGAAAACTTTTGTCATAAAGAATCAAGCAGACTTTGCCAGAGAATTATTACCACTGTATTATAAACACAATAACATGGCCAGCTTCATAAGGCAGTTAAATATGTATGGCTTTCATAAAATAACATCAGTTGAGAATGGTGGATTAAGATATGAGAAAGATGAGATTGAATTCTCCCACCCATGTTTCATGCGAGGCCATGCCTATCTATTGGAGCACATTAAAAGAAAGATTGCGAACCCCAAATCAATTGTTGCGAGCAATGAAAGTGGTGAGAAAATTCTTCTAAAGCCCGAGTTAATGAACAAAGTATTAGCGGATGTGAAACAAATGAAAGGCAAACAGGAGAGCCTTGATGCTAAGTTTAGTGCCATGAAGCAGGAAAATGAAGCACTATGGAGGGAGGTTGCAATTCTACGACAAAAACATATCAAACAACAGCAAATTGTAAACAAT CTAATACAATTCCTGATGTCTCTCGTCCAACCAACAAGAGCTCCCAACTCGAGTGGCAATAATGTGGGTGTCAAACGACCATACCAGCTGATGATAAACAATGCTGCCCACAATTCAGCAACAGAAGGTTACCCTGGCAGATTGAAGAACATGAAACTCGACAAGGATGCTCTCTTAGAAGAATTGGCAGAAGACAATTTg GAGGATGGACCAACTATTCATGAACTAGCTCATGATGATATCTTACACAGTGAAGCATCTCAGGATTCATTGGATCCATCTAGATATGTGTATGTATCTGTCTTGGATTCTGAAAACCGGACAGCAAACAAAAATACTGATCCAGCACAGTACCATGTCACAATGGAGGATGGGGATGATATAGAAACAG ATCGTGCAAGATTATCATTTCCAATAAACACTACAGGCTTCTTAAGGATACCTGACACACAACCTATAGTTTCATCACCATCTCCCACGTCCGCGTCACCATTGACCAATCCTATTGAACAAGCTGTCAATAGTGTGGTCACCTCGCCTGGTACATCAAAGCCAAGGACTGGCAGTAGCCCGAAAACTGTACCATCTCCAAAGATTTTACTGTCACCGAGCAATTACCACATTATTAACCCGTCAGCTGACTTCAAGCTTCCCGCCGAGATCTTTGCAAGTGATGATTCCATTAGCGATGCCGGTGTCAACACAGCAGAAGAACTCTCCGGTGTCAACACTCTTCAAGATCAACTCTCAGGCGAACAAATGACAAAAGACAAAATGTTAGGTGGAATCAATATTAAAGTTGAGAACAGTGGCAAAAGGAATTTCAAAGTTGCTAAGAAAGCAAAGAAAACTAAGGAACAAAGTCCGTGCCCGTTGAACTTAGCTGACATTAAGACAGAACTTCAGGACGATCTAGACTGGAACAATATGTCCTTGGCTACTATGAACAATAACTCTAATAGGTTGCAGGCTAT GTATAGGAGAGATAACATCAATCAAAATCGGGAAGATTATCCTTCCCACTTTGGAACAAATCCACACAACAACAA gAATGACATTGACGACCATTTAGATACAATGCAAACAGATTTGGAATCACTCAGGGAGCTGCTCAGAAGCGACTCCTACTCGTTGGATACGAACACGTTGCTAggg CTTTTCGGATCGGATGATCCATTTTATGGGCTCTCTTACAACTCGTCGGATGAACGAGCAAAGACCAACAATGCTG CTGAGGGGAGTCAGTTAATATCGTATACAGGGAATCTTCCAGACTTTGGGGATATAAGTATTCCCGAGCTGGACGCCGAGAATTCCCAGGAGGCGTGTCAGTCGCCGCGACCGGGCAGCTCCATGCTGAACACTCCGCAGGTGACACTGCAGTCCCCCTCCTACCCCGTCCGGCCGTGA
- the LOC112049613 gene encoding heat shock factor protein isoform X8 encodes MRSVVEIGASVPAFLGKLWKLVNDSETNHLISWSPGGKTFVIKNQADFARELLPLYYKHNNMASFIRQLNMYGFHKITSVENGGLRYEKDEIEFSHPCFMRGHAYLLEHIKRKIANPKSIVASNESGEKILLKPELMNKVLADVKQMKGKQESLDAKFSAMKQENEALWREVAILRQKHIKQQQIVNNLIQFLMSLVQPTRAPNSSGNNVGVKRPYQLMINNAAHNSATEGYPGRLKNMKLDKDALLEELAEDNLEDGPTIHELAHDDILHSEASQDSLDPSRYVYVSVLDSENRTANKNTDPAQYHVTMEDGDDIETDRARLSFPINTTGFLRIPDTQPIVSSPSPTSASPLTNPIEQAVNSVVTSPGTSKPRTGSSPKTVPSPKILLSPSNYHIINPSADFKLPAEIFASDDSISDAGVNTAEELSGVNTLQDQLSGEQMTKDKMLGGINIKVENSGKRNFKVAKKAKKTKEQSPCPLNLADIKTELQDDLDWNNMSLATMNNNSNRLQAMNDIDDHLDTMQTDLESLRELLRSDSYSLDTNTLLGLFGSDDPFYGLSYNSSDERAKTNNAAEGSQLISYTGNLPDFGDISIPELDAENSQEACQSPRPGSSMLNTPQVTLQSPSYPVRP; translated from the exons ATGCGATCAGTGGTGGAAATTGGGGCTAGTGTCCCAGCCTTTTTGGGAAAATTATGGAAATTGGTTAATGATTCAGAGACAAATCATTTGATTTCATGGAGCCCT GGAGGGAAAACTTTTGTCATAAAGAATCAAGCAGACTTTGCCAGAGAATTATTACCACTGTATTATAAACACAATAACATGGCCAGCTTCATAAGGCAGTTAAATATGTATGGCTTTCATAAAATAACATCAGTTGAGAATGGTGGATTAAGATATGAGAAAGATGAGATTGAATTCTCCCACCCATGTTTCATGCGAGGCCATGCCTATCTATTGGAGCACATTAAAAGAAAGATTGCGAACCCCAAATCAATTGTTGCGAGCAATGAAAGTGGTGAGAAAATTCTTCTAAAGCCCGAGTTAATGAACAAAGTATTAGCGGATGTGAAACAAATGAAAGGCAAACAGGAGAGCCTTGATGCTAAGTTTAGTGCCATGAAGCAGGAAAATGAAGCACTATGGAGGGAGGTTGCAATTCTACGACAAAAACATATCAAACAACAGCAAATTGTAAACAAT CTAATACAATTCCTGATGTCTCTCGTCCAACCAACAAGAGCTCCCAACTCGAGTGGCAATAATGTGGGTGTCAAACGACCATACCAGCTGATGATAAACAATGCTGCCCACAATTCAGCAACAGAAGGTTACCCTGGCAGATTGAAGAACATGAAACTCGACAAGGATGCTCTCTTAGAAGAATTGGCAGAAGACAATTTg GAGGATGGACCAACTATTCATGAACTAGCTCATGATGATATCTTACACAGTGAAGCATCTCAGGATTCATTGGATCCATCTAGATATGTGTATGTATCTGTCTTGGATTCTGAAAACCGGACAGCAAACAAAAATACTGATCCAGCACAGTACCATGTCACAATGGAGGATGGGGATGATATAGAAACAG ATCGTGCAAGATTATCATTTCCAATAAACACTACAGGCTTCTTAAGGATACCTGACACACAACCTATAGTTTCATCACCATCTCCCACGTCCGCGTCACCATTGACCAATCCTATTGAACAAGCTGTCAATAGTGTGGTCACCTCGCCTGGTACATCAAAGCCAAGGACTGGCAGTAGCCCGAAAACTGTACCATCTCCAAAGATTTTACTGTCACCGAGCAATTACCACATTATTAACCCGTCAGCTGACTTCAAGCTTCCCGCCGAGATCTTTGCAAGTGATGATTCCATTAGCGATGCCGGTGTCAACACAGCAGAAGAACTCTCCGGTGTCAACACTCTTCAAGATCAACTCTCAGGCGAACAAATGACAAAAGACAAAATGTTAGGTGGAATCAATATTAAAGTTGAGAACAGTGGCAAAAGGAATTTCAAAGTTGCTAAGAAAGCAAAGAAAACTAAGGAACAAAGTCCGTGCCCGTTGAACTTAGCTGACATTAAGACAGAACTTCAGGACGATCTAGACTGGAACAATATGTCCTTGGCTACTATGAACAATAACTCTAATAGGTTGCAGGCTAT gAATGACATTGACGACCATTTAGATACAATGCAAACAGATTTGGAATCACTCAGGGAGCTGCTCAGAAGCGACTCCTACTCGTTGGATACGAACACGTTGCTAggg CTTTTCGGATCGGATGATCCATTTTATGGGCTCTCTTACAACTCGTCGGATGAACGAGCAAAGACCAACAATGCTG CTGAGGGGAGTCAGTTAATATCGTATACAGGGAATCTTCCAGACTTTGGGGATATAAGTATTCCCGAGCTGGACGCCGAGAATTCCCAGGAGGCGTGTCAGTCGCCGCGACCGGGCAGCTCCATGCTGAACACTCCGCAGGTGACACTGCAGTCCCCCTCCTACCCCGTCCGGCCGTGA